One window of Flavobacterium dauae genomic DNA carries:
- a CDS encoding HAD family hydrolase, giving the protein MVKTVIFDMDGVIVDTEPVHKYAYFKHFDELGITVPDELYATFTGNSTRNVFQKLKDQFGLNEEVEDLIQRKRSLFNDAFDTKPDLELISGVEHLIKDLHANGFELILASSASKSTISRVFNRFLLNDYFSHKVSGEDFPKSKPDPTIFLHAASLSKNTKEECIIIEDSTNGVKAACAAGIYCLGYNSENSKLQNLEGASVLVDDFYKINADFIKKLK; this is encoded by the coding sequence ATGGTTAAGACCGTTATTTTTGATATGGACGGAGTTATTGTGGATACAGAACCCGTACATAAATACGCTTATTTTAAGCATTTTGACGAATTGGGAATTACCGTTCCTGATGAGTTATATGCTACTTTTACAGGGAACTCTACCCGGAATGTTTTTCAAAAGCTGAAAGATCAGTTTGGATTGAATGAAGAAGTGGAAGATTTGATACAAAGAAAACGTTCGTTGTTTAACGATGCTTTTGACACAAAACCCGATTTGGAATTGATTTCTGGTGTGGAACATTTAATTAAAGATTTGCACGCCAATGGTTTTGAGCTAATTTTGGCATCATCAGCTTCAAAAAGTACTATTAGCCGGGTTTTTAACCGATTTCTTCTTAATGATTATTTCTCACATAAAGTAAGTGGCGAAGATTTTCCGAAATCGAAACCCGATCCGACTATTTTTTTACACGCTGCATCGTTGTCTAAAAACACGAAAGAGGAATGTATCATTATTGAAGACAGTACCAACGGTGTTAAAGCTGCCTGTGCTGCCGGAATTTATTGTTTGGGATATAACAGCGAAAACTCTAAACTTCAAAACTTAGAAGGCGCCAGCGTTTTGGTTGATGATTTTTATAAAATTAATGCCGACTTTATAAAAAAGTTGAAATAG
- a CDS encoding tetratricopeptide repeat protein codes for MRKANHFLYLSFLLGGLSVQAQQSYNYTKENKDFYDAVSLYNEQQYAMAQILFDKATIKNNNNEIQAESAYYSANCAIRLHQPGAEQKINQFIYDYPTSSKQAQAYIDVSNFYFSQGEYDESLRYAEKINETILSSADKDRMNFQIGYGYFTKKEYAKANTYLQQVNLEGKYGNQAKYYLGYISYANNDYAQANEYFANVESVEKYEERMGYYKADMQFKSGNFEKAIEEGLAQMPKSTEMEKSELSKIIGESYFNLKQYDKALPYLLDYEGKEGKLSNVDFYQLGYCYSQQKDYTKAVSEFNKIIGGKDAVAQNAYYHLGESYLNLEQKTQALNAFKNASEMNFSAKIQEDAYANYAKLSYDIGNPYKSVPEVITDFLVKYPETPYKQELNDLLVDSYISTKNYQAALEVLESNRTPLNKAAYQKVTFYRGVEFFNEGKFSLANGMFNKSIAERQDNNFVARATYWRGESEYALNRFNDAYQTFTTFTQLPQAKNTPEYKNVDYNLGYAAYKLKNYSNANTHFKNYLSVVKDDAKKTDATLRLADGYFVTKQYWLAMEMYNSILKSNSAYKDYAAFQKAIAYGFVDKTPTKIEELQKFTNTYKSSSLVDDAIYELGSTYANTKQTSKAIETFNELITNHPQSNLISRAILRQGVAFVNDNQVDKAIERFKKVVNDYPGSQDAIEAVQNARIAYLDSGRSNEFATWVKDLDFVDISTAELENDVYTSAENQMAQNNSDAALKSLNDYISNYPNGLHATKAYFNVAEIYYGKNKVAEAKTNYENVLKRGKSEYTEQSLVRLSNIYLTEKDKTNAQRVLGQLETNSSNDSNKLFAQSNLMKLAYDEGDITTAVKYANILAANTKVDKRIKADATAISARVALKNNDTANARKLYEQLNTIGTAELKAEALYYDAYFKNADKKYEASNKTVERLVKDYSAYKYYNAKGLVLLAKNFYQLKDSYQATYILESVIDNAAEFTDVVTEAQTELTKIKSEEAKRNSSVK; via the coding sequence ATGCGAAAAGCGAATCATTTTTTATATTTATCTTTTTTGCTGGGCGGATTGTCGGTACAGGCACAGCAATCTTACAATTACACAAAAGAGAACAAAGATTTTTACGATGCCGTAAGTCTTTACAACGAGCAACAATATGCTATGGCTCAAATTTTATTTGACAAAGCCACTATTAAGAATAATAACAACGAAATTCAGGCAGAAAGTGCCTATTACAGTGCTAATTGTGCTATTCGTTTACATCAGCCGGGAGCAGAACAAAAAATAAATCAGTTTATTTACGATTATCCCACAAGCAGCAAACAAGCTCAGGCATATATCGATGTGAGTAATTTTTATTTTTCACAAGGCGAATACGATGAATCTTTGCGTTATGCAGAAAAAATTAATGAAACCATTCTAAGTTCGGCTGATAAAGACCGGATGAATTTCCAGATTGGCTACGGTTATTTTACCAAAAAAGAATATGCCAAAGCAAATACCTATCTGCAACAGGTAAATTTAGAAGGAAAATACGGCAATCAGGCAAAGTATTATTTAGGATATATTTCGTATGCCAACAATGATTATGCACAGGCAAATGAATATTTTGCCAATGTAGAATCGGTTGAAAAGTACGAAGAGCGTATGGGATATTACAAAGCCGATATGCAGTTTAAAAGCGGAAATTTTGAAAAAGCTATTGAAGAAGGTTTGGCTCAAATGCCAAAATCGACTGAAATGGAAAAATCAGAACTTTCAAAGATCATCGGAGAAAGTTATTTTAACTTGAAACAATACGACAAAGCCTTACCTTATTTATTGGATTATGAAGGAAAAGAGGGCAAGCTAAGCAATGTTGATTTTTACCAGTTAGGTTATTGTTATTCCCAACAAAAAGACTACACAAAAGCGGTTTCAGAGTTTAATAAAATTATTGGTGGAAAAGACGCTGTTGCACAAAATGCGTATTACCATTTAGGAGAAAGCTATTTGAATTTAGAACAAAAAACGCAAGCTTTAAACGCGTTTAAAAATGCTTCTGAAATGAATTTTTCTGCCAAGATTCAAGAAGATGCGTACGCCAATTATGCAAAATTGAGTTATGATATTGGAAATCCGTATAAAAGTGTGCCCGAAGTAATTACCGATTTTTTGGTGAAATATCCCGAAACGCCTTATAAACAAGAGTTGAACGATTTATTGGTAGATTCTTATATTTCAACTAAAAATTATCAGGCAGCTTTAGAAGTCTTAGAATCAAACCGTACACCTTTAAACAAAGCGGCTTATCAAAAGGTGACTTTTTATCGTGGCGTGGAATTTTTTAACGAAGGAAAATTTAGTTTGGCAAACGGTATGTTTAACAAATCAATCGCCGAACGTCAGGATAATAATTTTGTAGCACGTGCTACCTATTGGCGTGGCGAAAGCGAATATGCCCTGAATCGTTTTAATGATGCGTATCAAACCTTCACCACTTTTACACAATTGCCACAGGCTAAAAATACGCCCGAATACAAAAATGTAGATTATAATTTAGGATATGCAGCTTATAAACTAAAAAATTACAGCAACGCCAATACGCATTTTAAAAATTACTTGTCGGTTGTAAAAGACGACGCCAAGAAAACCGACGCAACGCTTCGTTTAGCCGACGGTTATTTTGTAACCAAACAATATTGGTTAGCTATGGAAATGTATAATTCCATTTTAAAAAGCAATTCGGCTTACAAAGATTATGCAGCATTTCAAAAGGCGATTGCTTACGGTTTTGTAGATAAAACACCGACAAAAATTGAAGAATTGCAAAAATTCACCAATACTTACAAATCGTCAAGTTTGGTTGATGATGCTATTTACGAATTAGGAAGCACCTACGCCAATACTAAACAAACCAGCAAGGCAATTGAAACATTTAATGAATTAATTACAAATCATCCGCAGTCAAATTTAATTTCAAGAGCTATTTTACGACAAGGAGTAGCTTTTGTAAATGACAATCAGGTAGATAAAGCTATTGAGCGGTTCAAAAAAGTAGTAAATGATTATCCAGGATCACAAGATGCGATCGAAGCTGTTCAAAATGCACGTATTGCTTATTTAGATTCGGGCAGATCCAATGAATTTGCCACTTGGGTTAAAGATTTAGATTTTGTGGATATTTCTACTGCCGAATTAGAAAACGATGTATATACATCGGCAGAAAACCAAATGGCACAAAACAATAGCGATGCAGCTTTAAAAAGTCTGAACGATTACATCAGTAATTATCCAAACGGATTGCACGCAACCAAAGCGTATTTTAATGTAGCCGAGATTTATTACGGAAAAAACAAGGTTGCCGAAGCTAAAACAAATTACGAAAATGTTTTAAAGCGCGGAAAATCAGAATATACCGAACAAAGTTTGGTTCGTTTGTCAAATATCTATCTTACAGAAAAAGATAAAACCAATGCACAACGCGTTTTAGGTCAGTTAGAAACAAACTCAAGCAATGATTCTAACAAATTGTTTGCACAATCAAACTTAATGAAACTGGCTTATGACGAAGGCGATATAACAACGGCTGTAAAGTATGCAAATATTTTAGCTGCAAATACCAAAGTTGACAAACGCATTAAAGCAGATGCAACCGCGATTAGTGCACGTGTTGCCCTTAAAAATAACGATACGGCAAACGCACGTAAATTATACGAACAGTTAAACACCATTGGAACAGCCGAATTAAAAGCCGAAGCTTTATATTACGATGCGTATTTTAAAAATGCAGATAAAAAATACGAAGCATCTAATAAAACGGTTGAACGATTGGTTAAAGATTATTCAGCATACAAATATTACAATGCCAAAGGATTGGTGTTGCTGGCTAAAAACTTTTATCAGTTAAAAGACAGCTATCAGGCAACTTATATTTTAGAAAGCGTAATTGACAATGCTGCCGAGTTTACCGATGTGGTAACCGAAGCACAAACTGAATTAACTAAAATAAAATCAGAAGAAGCCAAACGTAATTCATCGGTAAAATAA
- a CDS encoding endonuclease, whose product MKKNIFAVLALLLSISIFGQNIPAYYNGIDFSLSGVPLKNQLTTLITNTHTNTLTYSQIWDALKITDLDPNDTSKVLLVYGWVGTTTGQQAFSRNKNDNGGNSGQWNREHTYAKSLGTPNLKEAGPGADAHHLRASDVQWNGNRGNKKFAAGSGNSGNVGSNWYPGDEWKGDVARMMMYMYVRYGSQCLPSNVGVGSTTNTPDAMIDLFLQWNMEDPVSQVETQRNDYLGGNGTYAQGNRNPFIDNPYLATKIWGGAPAEDKWGLLGNEKFNGFVFNVYPNPATNNTVFISTNEKIDLITVYSLDGKLIEKIAKPQFTKDVYQIKELKSGTYILNLKSGKNISTKKLIVK is encoded by the coding sequence ATGAAAAAAAATATATTCGCAGTTTTAGCTTTACTTTTAAGCATAAGTATTTTCGGACAAAATATTCCGGCTTATTATAACGGAATAGATTTTTCTTTAAGCGGTGTTCCTTTAAAAAATCAATTAACCACCTTAATTACCAATACACATACCAATACATTGACCTATAGCCAAATTTGGGATGCCTTAAAAATCACAGATTTAGATCCTAATGATACTTCTAAAGTATTATTAGTTTATGGCTGGGTAGGTACCACAACCGGTCAACAAGCTTTTAGTCGTAACAAAAATGATAACGGAGGAAATAGTGGTCAATGGAATCGTGAGCACACCTATGCCAAATCATTGGGAACTCCAAATTTAAAAGAAGCCGGTCCGGGAGCTGATGCACACCATCTTCGTGCTTCGGACGTTCAATGGAATGGCAACCGTGGTAATAAAAAATTTGCTGCCGGTAGCGGAAATTCAGGTAATGTAGGATCTAACTGGTATCCGGGCGATGAATGGAAAGGCGATGTAGCCCGAATGATGATGTATATGTACGTACGTTATGGTTCACAATGCTTGCCTTCAAACGTTGGCGTGGGATCTACCACTAATACTCCTGATGCAATGATTGATTTATTTTTACAGTGGAATATGGAAGATCCGGTATCCCAAGTTGAAACTCAACGAAACGATTATTTAGGTGGAAACGGCACCTATGCACAAGGAAATAGAAATCCGTTTATTGACAATCCTTATTTAGCCACTAAAATTTGGGGTGGGGCACCTGCCGAAGATAAATGGGGATTATTAGGCAATGAAAAATTTAATGGTTTTGTTTTTAACGTATATCCTAACCCGGCTACAAATAATACTGTTTTTATTTCAACCAACGAAAAAATCGATTTAATTACTGTTTACAGTTTAGACGGAAAATTGATTGAGAAGATAGCAAAACCACAATTTACCAAAGATGTTTATCAAATAAAGGAATTAAAAAGTGGCACTTATATCCTTAATTTAAAATCAGGTAAAAATATAAGTACAAAGAAATTAATTGTAAAATAA
- a CDS encoding putative signal transducing protein, which yields MEQKHIEIFAGSAIMAMAVKNTLEENNIAYIERNDIESAITAGFGSADKAVHIFVLEEDEEKARYALVEKNFDDIDEVQDLIDEDEE from the coding sequence ATGGAACAAAAGCATATTGAAATTTTTGCCGGAAGTGCAATTATGGCTATGGCAGTGAAAAACACGTTAGAAGAAAACAACATTGCCTATATTGAACGAAATGATATTGAATCGGCTATAACTGCCGGTTTTGGCTCTGCTGATAAAGCCGTACATATTTTTGTGTTAGAAGAAGACGAAGAAAAAGCACGTTATGCCTTGGTTGAAAAAAACTTTGACGATATTGACGAAGTGCAAGATTTAATTGATGAAGATGAAGAGTAA
- a CDS encoding RsmB/NOP family class I SAM-dependent RNA methyltransferase encodes MRLHRNLVFAVIDSLLNIFNEGEYADKEVAKALKRDTRWGAKDRKFVAETIYEIVRWKRLYTEIAEVKEPFTRDAIWRIFAVWAVLRGITLPDWKYFENTPVRRIKGRFDELSKIRKYRESIPDWMDELGVQELGEEVWTKELTAQNQQAQVVLRVNTLKTTKQKLRAQLMDLDIETHFDDKYPDALILKERANVFMTPLFKEGLFEVQDASSQKVVPLLDVKPGMRVIDTCAGAGGKTLHIAAKMENKGQIIAMDLYESKQKQLKIRAKRNEVFNVEYRIIDSTKVIKKLHDKADRVLIDAPCSGLGVLKRNPDSKWKLQPEFIDEIKKTQREVLENYSKMVKVGGKLVYATCSILPSENEKQINHFLKTDFGQNFKFVKDEKVLAHQSGFDGFYMCLMERVK; translated from the coding sequence ATGCGTTTACACAGAAATTTGGTTTTTGCCGTTATCGATTCTCTTCTTAATATTTTTAACGAAGGCGAATATGCCGATAAAGAAGTAGCAAAAGCATTAAAAAGAGATACTCGTTGGGGAGCAAAAGACCGTAAGTTCGTTGCCGAAACCATATATGAAATTGTTCGTTGGAAACGATTATATACCGAAATTGCCGAAGTAAAAGAGCCTTTTACACGCGATGCTATTTGGAGGATTTTTGCTGTTTGGGCAGTGTTGAGAGGGATTACTTTGCCCGATTGGAAATATTTTGAAAACACCCCGGTTCGCAGAATTAAAGGGCGTTTTGACGAATTGTCTAAAATCAGAAAATACCGCGAATCTATTCCCGATTGGATGGATGAATTAGGTGTTCAGGAATTAGGCGAGGAAGTCTGGACAAAAGAATTAACCGCTCAAAACCAACAGGCACAGGTGGTTTTACGTGTGAATACACTGAAAACAACCAAACAAAAACTACGTGCCCAATTAATGGATTTGGATATTGAAACGCATTTTGACGACAAATATCCCGATGCTTTGATTTTAAAAGAACGGGCCAATGTTTTTATGACTCCTTTATTTAAAGAAGGGTTGTTTGAAGTACAAGATGCTTCTTCGCAAAAAGTGGTTCCGTTGTTAGATGTAAAACCGGGAATGCGTGTAATAGATACGTGTGCAGGAGCCGGCGGAAAAACATTGCACATTGCCGCTAAAATGGAGAACAAAGGACAAATCATTGCAATGGATTTGTATGAAAGCAAACAAAAACAACTAAAAATTCGTGCAAAACGCAATGAAGTTTTTAATGTAGAGTACCGAATTATAGATTCAACAAAAGTCATTAAAAAATTACACGATAAAGCCGACCGCGTATTGATTGATGCACCGTGTTCGGGCTTGGGTGTTTTAAAGAGAAATCCGGACAGCAAATGGAAATTGCAACCGGAATTTATTGATGAAATCAAAAAAACACAACGTGAAGTTTTAGAAAATTATTCAAAAATGGTAAAAGTGGGCGGAAAATTGGTTTATGCAACCTGCTCTATCTTACCTTCAGAAAACGAAAAACAAATTAACCATTTCTTAAAAACCGATTTCGGACAAAACTTTAAATTTGTAAAAGACGAAAAGGTATTGGCACATCAATCTGGTTTTGACGGTTTTTATATGTGTTTAATGGAACGTGTAAAATAA